The genomic window GCGCACCGCGCCGGGAAGGTCCGGCTGCCGGGTGACGGTCGCATAGCTGGAGTTGCCGTGGAAGTTGCCCCAGGCCCAAAGGCGCCCCTCGAAGTCCAGGGCGAAGGTGCCCTGGCTGGTGGAGGCCAGGGAGGCCGGAAAGGGCAGGCCCGGGAGCTGCACCGGGGCGAGCACGTCGGCCGCCGAACTCCGGGCCAGTTGCCCGTTGTAGTTGCTGCCCCAGCCCCAGACCGACCCGTCCGCCCCGAAGGCGAAGCTGCAGTTGTCCCCGGCGTGGAAGCCCACGATGGCGGGGAGGCCGGCCACCTGGGCCGGCGTGGTGCGGTCCGTGGTGGTGCCATCCCCCAGCTGCCCGGTGAAGTTGTAGCCCCATGCCCAGAGCGTGCCGTTGGCGGCCAGGGCGAGGCTGTGCGTGTTGCAGCCGGCGATGGAGGTGATGAAGGGCAGGCCCGTGATCTGGGCCGCCGGGAAGGTGGCGTTGGCCGCAAGATGCCAGACGGTGCCGTCGGCCTTCAGGGCCAGGGCCTCGGTGCTGCTGCCGGCGAGGCTCACCACGCCGCTGAGGGCGGCGTTCCGGGTGGGTACCGAGGAGTCCGGCGTCCAGTCCGGATAGCCCATGGGGATCTGGGCTGCGTTCTGGCCGCAGACCCACAGGGTCCCGTCGTCCTTGAGCATCCAGGAGCTGTTCCGGGCCAGGGCCACCGCCCGGCGCGGCCGGGCCTGCACCCGGTTGGTTGCGGTCCGGCCGGCGGCGTTGGTGACGGCCAGTTCGAAGCGATCGGGCATCGGGCCCGTCCAGGCAAGGGGCGTGCCGCTCAGGATCGGCCGGTTCCCGGGCCGGACCACCCCCGCGCCGCCGCTGAAGGTGGCGGTGAGCGTGAGGCCCTGGGCCATGGGGCGCCAGTCCCCCTCCGCCGAGAAGGCGGCGATCGCGGGCGGCGCCACCACCTGGACGTCCAGTCCCAGGGCGGTGCTGATGCCGAGCGGGTTGGTGACGGTGACCACGAAGTGGGTCGCCTCGGCGGGCGCCACCTGGACGGCCTGGCCGCTGACCAGGGCGACGGCCCCGGGTTGCAGCACGGCCGTGCCGCCACTGAACCGGGCGGTGAGGCTGCAGGTGTCGCCCAGGGTCAGGATGGCCGGCGTCGCCTCGAAGGAGGCCACGCGGGGCGCGGCGACCACGGTGCAGGTGGCGGTCCCCGCCTCCGAGGCGGTGCCGGCGGCGTTGGTGGCCACGCAGGAGATCCCCAGACTGCCGGCGGCCCCGGCGGTGAAGGTGATCTGCGCGGTGCCCTGGCCGGCCGTGAGGGTCCCCGAAGTCAGGGTCCAGGCGAACGTGCACCCGCTCTGGGCCGGCACGGAGGCGGCCAGGGCCGTCTGGCCCTCGGTGGCCTGGGCCGTGGCCTGCACCACCGGCAGGACCGGGGGCGCGACCACGTCCACCTGCGCGGTCCGGGTCACGGATTTGCCGTTGCCCGTGACCGTCAGCGTGTAGGTCGTGGCCTCCAGGGGGGTCGCGTGGGCCACTGCGGCGCTGGCCAGGGCGCCCACGCCGTGGTCCACGGTGCCGGTGCCGTCGCGGTAGGCGGCGGTCAGGTCCACCGTGCCGCCCCGGGTCAGGATGGCCGGGGTGGCGGAGAAGGCCGTGATCGTCGGGTCCGCAGGGGCCGCCGGGGCGCCCCCCGAGCCGCCTCCGCAGCCGGCGGCCAGGGCCGTCAGGAGGGCGAGAAGGGCGAACCGCGTCCGGAGTCCAAGCCTTTGAAGGGCCATGGGCACCTCCCAGAAAGCAAGCAAGCCAACGAACTGTAGGTTGGGGCGGGGGTACTGTAGGACCGCTTTTGGGATGTTTCAAGGAATATAGGTCCGTCCTCCACCGGGATGGGGATGGGGGCGCCGACACCGCCGTCAGGCTGGAGCCGGTTTGTATTCAAGGTCCTCCCGCCCGGGGCCAGGTGGTCTCCAGGCGGGCCGTTCGACCGGGATCATGCCCGTCGGCGGGTGACGGCCGGTCAGGAGCTTCGCACGCCCAGGATCTCCAGGCGGGTCCTCCCCGCAGGCCGCTGCCAGGTCACCTCGTCGCCAGGCCCGGCATCCAGGAGCGCCGCCGCCAGCGGCGACAACCAGCTGATGCGGCCGGTGCCCGGCTCGGCCTCGTCCTCCCCCACGATGGTGAGCGCTTCGGTGCTGCCATCCTCGTGGCGGACCTCCACGGTCATCCCGAAGCGGACCCGGTCCGGCGCCTGGACGGCGGGATCCACCAGGATGGCCCGCTGCAGCCGCCCCTCCACCCAGCGCAGGTCCCGCTGCAGGAGCGCCCGTTCGTGCGGATCCGCGGAAGGGCCGATCTCCTGCAGACGGGCCGCCAAGTCCGCCGCCTGGACGCGCAGCCGCTGGAGTCCCGAGGGCGTGACGTAGTTGGGGTGGGGGCTCTGGGGCCGCTCGGGCAGCACCTCCGGGCGGGCCGCGTCGTCGGGATCCTTCATGAAGGCTCGGTTCACAACCACCCTCCGGGACCGGGGACGCCAGCCCTGCGGATTCATTTAAGCAGGTCCCCCTGATGGGCGCTGTCAGCGGGCTACGGTAAGGATCGTGCCCACTTCCTCGGGGGCCTTGCCGACGATGGACTGGTAGTTGCCGCGGTCCGTGGCGCCTTCGGTGACGAGCAGCAGGACCGTGGCGTCCGGGCCGAGCAGGCCCGCGGCGCGGAAGGCCTGGGTGGAGGCGTCCTCGCTGAGGGCCGCCAGGGCGCCCAGGGAGGCCGAGCCCGTCTCGCCGGCCACCACGCCGCTTTCGGCCAGTTCCCGCATGCCCTGGCGGGCGCGTTCGTCGTCGATGGAGACCATCCAGTCCACCCCCGTGGACACCCGGGGCCAGGCCACCTGGGACGGCAGGCCGCAGTTGAGGCCCACCATGATGGAGCGGTGCGGTCCGGGGACGGGCGTCATCTTCCCGGCCCTGGCGGAAACCTGCACGCAGTTGGCGTCCGCGGGCTCCACCCCCACGATGGCGCCCTTCCAGTCGCGGCTCCGGAACCAGCTCACCGTGGCGGACATGAACGCGCCCACGCCCACGGGGACGATGACCACGTCGGGCTGCCTGGCGCCGGCGGCCAGGAGGGTCCGGTCGATCTCCGAGAAGATCGTCGTGTAGCCGTCCACCACCCGGCGGGGCGTGGTGTCGTACCCGGGCCAGGAGGTGTCCGAAATGACCAGGCAGTTGGCGGAGGCCTCCTTCGCCGAACGGGCCACCGCCGCGTCGTAGTCGCCCTGGACCACGATCACCTCGGCGCCTTCGTTCTGGATGGCGTGGATGCGCGCCGGGACCGTGCCCTCCGGCACGAAGATCCTGCAGGAGAACCCCAGCAGGCGCGCCATGAAGGCCACGGCCCGGCCGTGGTTGCCGTCGGTGGCCGCCGCCAGGCTGAAGGGCTTGAGGTAGCCCAGCCGCCTGGCCAGATCGTTGATGTTCGGCCAGGGTTCCGGTTCGAAGCCGAGATGATCGCAGATGGCGCGGTACGTCGCCCAGGAGGCGCCCAGGATCTTGAAGCTGGGGAGGCCGAGGCGGTGGGATTCCGCCTTCACCAGCACCCGGCCGACCCCGTACTTGGCCGCCAGCAGCGGACAGTCGTAGAGGGTCGTGGCCATGTAGGCCGGCATCCTGCGGTGGAAGGCCCAGACGGACGGATCCGGCGCCGGCCAGCGCTTGTCGGGATCGAACATCGGGTTCTGGAGGAGGGTGGCTTCGAGTGCGGTGTCGATCGTCATGGGAACTCCCCTGGAAGGTGAAAGGCCGTTTGCACAATAGAGGATAGCAGGATCATCAAAAAATTTCACAGGTGTAAAAATTTTTAATCATTAATTTTAACTCAAATTATTTCTAGATATAGAACTAGCATGACCCGGAGGGGGCAGGGGATCCCAGCGTTTGATCAGGTCTTACCTTTTCAAACGTCCTCGACCCAAGGTCCGTTTGCTCGCAGGAGGACAAGGCACGCGAGGTGCCGCTCCTCCGGTTGGGAACTTCGATCCCGGTCAGGAGTCTGCCGATGCCAGGTTCCCGTTGAGGCACGCCACGGCTGGATCCGGCGCGGAGTATCGATCGGTTTCAGGGCCGGACTATCAGGCAGACATTCCCTTTCCGAGGGGCGGACAAAAACACAGGCCACCCGAAAGTGGCCTGTGTCGTTCTGTTAGCTGGTTGGCGCGAGTGGAATCGAACCACCGACCCCTACCGTGTCAAGGTAGTGCTCTAACCCCTGAGCTACGCGCCAAAATGACGAAGCTTCATTCTAGCGCATCCGGGCCCTTTGTCGAGGGGTTCTCGCCGTGGCGCTGGGCGCGCTGGTGGAAGGTGTCGCGGAAGACTTTCTTGTCGGCTTCGGGGACGGGGGGCGGGTCGGGGATGAGGCCCCATTTGGAGCGGCGGAGGAGCTGGATGGCCAGGAGGGCCAGGAGGAGCAGGATCTCGGGGTATTCGCCCAGGACGCGGCCGGGGGTGAGGATGAACTGGGCGGGGCGCAGGGGGGTGGCGTAGAAGTTGTCCAGGACCCGGATGGTGTCGTGGGGCTGGAGGCGGGCGGCGTCGGGCTTGGGGAGGGTGATGGTCTCCAGCTCGCCGTCGATGGTGACGTAGACGTCCCGGGTGAAGGCGTTGGACGTGTCCTTGAACACTTCCACCACCTCGGCCTGGTAGACGTCGGGCCACTGCCACTCGCCCTGGTGGGCGAAGGCGATGAGGGCCAGTTGCACGGCCATGAGCCAGCCCATGAGGAGCACCACGGTCCAGAGGAGGACCAGGGCCACGTTGCGCTTGGGGGCGGATCCTGCGGGCATGATCCAGGATACCCGGTGATCACTCCACCGTGACGCTCTTGGCGAGGTTGCGGGGCTGGTCCACGTCGCAGCCGCGGATGACGGCGATGTGGTAGCTGAGGAGCTGGAGCGGGACCACGTAGAGGATGGGCGCGAGCCAGGGGTTGACCTTGGGGAGGTGCAGCACGTCCTCGGCGATGTGGTCCAGGCCGGTGTCGCCCTCCTCCACCAGGGCCAGGATGCGGCCGTCGCGGGCGGCGGCCTCCTGCAGGTTGGAGAGGACCTTCTCCCGGTGGGCGTCCCGGGGCATGAGGGCCACGATGGGCAGGTGGCGGTCGATGAGGGCGATGGGGCCGTGCTTCATCTCGCCGGCGGGGTAGCCCTCGGCATGGATGTAGGAGAGCTCCTTGAGCTTCAGGGCGCCCTCCAGGGCGATGGGGTAGAGGGGGCCCCGGCCCAGGTAGAGGAAATCGGTGGCCTCGTGCCACTTCTGGGCCCACTGGTGGATCTGCTTTTCCGTGGAGGCCACCCGCTCCAGCAGGGCGGGGAGCTCGCGCAGGGCCTGGACGATCTCCGCGCGCACCGCGGGGTCCAGGGTGCCCCTCGCCTCGCCCAGGCGCAGGGCCAGGAGGAGCAGGACCACCAGCTGGGTGGTGAAGGCCTTGGTGGAGGCCACGCCGATCTCGGGGCCGGCGTGGGTGAGGAGGGTGGCCTCGGCCAGGCGCGCGGCGGTGGAGCCCTGGACGTTGCAGATGGCCATGCCGCGGGCGCCGCGCGAGGCCGCCTCCTTCATGGCGGCCAGGGTGTCGGCGGTCTCGCCGCTCTGCGTGATGCCGATGGCGAGCGTGTTGGCCATGACGACGGGGTCCCGGTAGCGGTACTCGGAGCCGTAGTCCACCTCGACGCCGATGCGCGCCAGCTGCTCCAGGTAGAACTGCCCCACCAGGCCCGCGTGGCGGCTGGTGCCGCAGGCGAGGATGGTGATGCGCTGGAAGCCTTTCAGCTCCTCGTCGGAGTAGGGCAGGTCCAGCGGCACGCCGCCGCCGTCCAGGGGCAGCCGGTCCAGGAGGGTGTTGGAGATGGCCAGGGGCTGCTCGAAGATCTCCTTCTGCATGAAGTGCTTGAATCCGCCCTTCTCGGCGGCCACGGGGTCGTAGGGCACCACGAAGACGGGGCGCTCCACGGCGGTCCCGTCCAGGCGGAAGACGGTGACGGCGTCCTTGGTGACCTCGGCCAGGTCGCCGTCCTCCAGGTAGATCACCCGGCGGGTGTGGCGGAGCAGGGGGATGACGTCGGAGGCGATGAAGTTCTCGCCCTCGGCCAGGCCGATGACGAGGGGGGGGCCGCTGCGGGCCACGAGGATGCGCCCGGGCTCGGTGGCGTGGAGGCAGGCGATGGCGTAGATGCCGTGCATGCGCCCCACGGCCAGGCGGAAGGCCTCCCTGAAGTCGGGCTGGGTCTTCATGATCTGGGAGACCATGACGGGGAAGCACTCCGTGTCGGTCTCCGTGACGAAGGTCTGGCCCGCGGCCTTCAGCTCGGCGCGCAGTTCCAGGAAGTTCTCGAAGATCCCGTTGTGCACCGCCACCACCTGGCCGTCGGCGCTGCGGTGGGGGTGGGCGTTCTCCTCCGTGGGCCGGCCGTGGGTGGCCCAGCGGGTGTGCCCGATGCCCGTCGTGGCGGGGTCGTTCATGTCGACGCGGTTCTGGAGGTTGCGCAGCTTGCCCGAGGCCCGGGTGATGCGGAACTCGCCGCCGCCGGGGGCCAGCGCGATGCCGGCGCTGTCATACCCGCGGTATTCGAGGCTTTTGAGGCCCTCGACGAGGATGGGCGCCGCGCCTTCGCTGCCGATGTATCCGACGATTCCGCACATGGGAGCTCCTGGGTCAGACCCAAGTAAAGACCATTTGCGGGAATTTGCCAATGTGGTTCGTTTGCCCACAGGGCGTGGCGGGGGGTGTGGCGGGAGGTGTGGCGGAATCGCCTCACTTTCCGGAAAGGCTCAGGGCGCACCGGCGGGACCGGTCCCCGACCAGGGCCGCCCATCGCTTTCGGGCGTCCGGGCCATGGCTCCACCCGAGGTGGCGTGATTGCCATGCTGCAGCCGAGCATTTCCAGAACCTTGAAGGGCTTGCCTGCCTCCAGGTCCACGATGAAACGAAGTCCCCCGTATGCGAACCCAGCCCGCGGGTCCTGGCGCCGCCCCTGCGCCTTCCCGGTCCGGCGGACCCGGGCTCCGGGTTCGTTGGGGGTGAGGGTGGGGCGTTCCACCGCTATGCCGGGCGGTAATGTTTAATGGCTTTGAGTGGATTTCAATCCCAATTTCACGGATGGGGAAAATATGGTTCTTCACGGATTTCCGGGGAAGGCCGCACGGATCTTGAGGAAGAAGTAGGCCTCATCCCGGTACCCATAGGCGATCCGCTTCAGGACCTTGATCTTGTTGTTGATCCCCTCCAGGATGCTGGTGTTCAGGTGCCACCGGCAGTGCGAGAGGATGTCCTCGATCCGCTTGGCCAGGTTTTTCGCAAAACGTACCAAAGGCGGCAGGCCGCTTGAGGTGGCCATGGCCAGCCAGTTCTCCCAGGCCTTCCGGGCCCAGCCCTCTCGCTTAAAGCCCCACAGGGCCTTAAGGGCGTCCTTCATGACGTAGGCCGTCATGAGGGCTTGGTTCGCCTCCAGGAGCGCGTTGAGCCTGGTCTTGCTCTCCCGGTTGGGCAGGTTCTCCCAGTTGCCCAGCAGGAGCCACTTGGCCCCCTTGATGAGTTCCCGGGCGGCCTTGTCGTCCCGGCACCGATTGGCCTCGTTGACCCGGATTCGGTCGAGCACCTGCTTTCCGAAATTGGCCAGGACATGGAACTGGTCCAGGACGATCTCGGCATTGGGGCAGTGTTGGCGGACTTCCGCTTCGAAAGTGGGGGACATGTCCATGGCCACCGCCGCGATCTTGCGGCACCGCCGCTTGCCGAGCCATTCGAAGAAGGGCCTGATATCCGCCTTGCCCCGGCCTTTGCCCACCCAAAGCACTTGGCGGGTTTCGGTATCGGCGAACACCGTGGCGTAGCTCTGCCCCTTATGGAGGGCGAACTCGTCCA from Geothrix sp. 21YS21S-2 includes these protein-coding regions:
- a CDS encoding GreA/GreB family elongation factor; amino-acid sequence: MNRAFMKDPDDAARPEVLPERPQSPHPNYVTPSGLQRLRVQAADLAARLQEIGPSADPHERALLQRDLRWVEGRLQRAILVDPAVQAPDRVRFGMTVEVRHEDGSTEALTIVGEDEAEPGTGRISWLSPLAAALLDAGPGDEVTWQRPAGRTRLEILGVRSS
- a CDS encoding diaminopropionate ammonia-lyase; its protein translation is MTIDTALEATLLQNPMFDPDKRWPAPDPSVWAFHRRMPAYMATTLYDCPLLAAKYGVGRVLVKAESHRLGLPSFKILGASWATYRAICDHLGFEPEPWPNINDLARRLGYLKPFSLAAATDGNHGRAVAFMARLLGFSCRIFVPEGTVPARIHAIQNEGAEVIVVQGDYDAAVARSAKEASANCLVISDTSWPGYDTTPRRVVDGYTTIFSEIDRTLLAAGARQPDVVIVPVGVGAFMSATVSWFRSRDWKGAIVGVEPADANCVQVSARAGKMTPVPGPHRSIMVGLNCGLPSQVAWPRVSTGVDWMVSIDDERARQGMRELAESGVVAGETGSASLGALAALSEDASTQAFRAAGLLGPDATVLLLVTEGATDRGNYQSIVGKAPEEVGTILTVAR
- the glmS gene encoding glutamine--fructose-6-phosphate transaminase (isomerizing), translating into MCGIVGYIGSEGAAPILVEGLKSLEYRGYDSAGIALAPGGGEFRITRASGKLRNLQNRVDMNDPATTGIGHTRWATHGRPTEENAHPHRSADGQVVAVHNGIFENFLELRAELKAAGQTFVTETDTECFPVMVSQIMKTQPDFREAFRLAVGRMHGIYAIACLHATEPGRILVARSGPPLVIGLAEGENFIASDVIPLLRHTRRVIYLEDGDLAEVTKDAVTVFRLDGTAVERPVFVVPYDPVAAEKGGFKHFMQKEIFEQPLAISNTLLDRLPLDGGGVPLDLPYSDEELKGFQRITILACGTSRHAGLVGQFYLEQLARIGVEVDYGSEYRYRDPVVMANTLAIGITQSGETADTLAAMKEAASRGARGMAICNVQGSTAARLAEATLLTHAGPEIGVASTKAFTTQLVVLLLLALRLGEARGTLDPAVRAEIVQALRELPALLERVASTEKQIHQWAQKWHEATDFLYLGRGPLYPIALEGALKLKELSYIHAEGYPAGEMKHGPIALIDRHLPIVALMPRDAHREKVLSNLQEAAARDGRILALVEEGDTGLDHIAEDVLHLPKVNPWLAPILYVVPLQLLSYHIAVIRGCDVDQPRNLAKSVTVE
- a CDS encoding ISL3 family transposase, translating into MERFELGEKGTRAQVRIELLGFGVHPRTCSGCQRKVSAVHDWSQREIRDLPVFDADTVLVVWRARVACPACGPKLEALDWLEPYARVTNRMAESVARMCKVMPIKRAAEHYGLHWGTVKDIDKAYLERTLEPARPGKVRLLMMDEFALHKGQSYATVFADTETRQVLWVGKGRGKADIRPFFEWLGKRRCRKIAAVAMDMSPTFEAEVRQHCPNAEIVLDQFHVLANFGKQVLDRIRVNEANRCRDDKAARELIKGAKWLLLGNWENLPNRESKTRLNALLEANQALMTAYVMKDALKALWGFKREGWARKAWENWLAMATSSGLPPLVRFAKNLAKRIEDILSHCRWHLNTSILEGINNKIKVLKRIAYGYRDEAYFFLKIRAAFPGNP